ACGGGGCCTTCCTCTGGTCTACGCTGCAGTAGCCTGTCCCGGGGCGGTAACGACCTTACCCGGGCCCTTGACTCCGGCTGGGGAAGCACCCGGGGAACAGCCGTCCCAAACAAACAATCCCGGCCAGGGGCCGGGATTGCGATCGTACGTATATGAACAGTTTAAAGTCCTGGTAACGGAACTTTACTAGACGTCGGCGCTTTCCACTGTTTTGATGATGCGGGCCGCAATCTTGTAAGGGTCGCCGTTAGATGCCGGGCGACGGTCTTCCAACCAGCCTTTCCAGCCTTTTTCAACCGTCATGATCGGGATCCGGATGGATGCTCCCCGGTCGGAGACGCCGTAGCTGAATTCGTCGATGGATTGGGTTTCGTGCTGGCCGGTGAGGCGCAGGTCGTTTTCATCTCCGTAAACGGCGATGTGCTCTTTGGTTACCGGGCGGAAAGCCTCGCATACCTTCTCGTAGATTTCTTTGGATCCGCAGGTACGCAGGAGCGTGTTCGAGAAATTGGCGTGCATCCCGCTTCCGTTCCAGTCTCCCCGGACCGGTTTCGGGTGGTATTCGATGTACCAGCCGTATTCTTCGGTCAGGCGGTCCAGGAGGTACCGGGCAACCCAGATCTGGTCGCCGGCGGTTTTGGCGCCTTTGGCGAATATCTGGAATTCCCACTGGCCGCAGGCCACTTCCTGGTTGATGCCTTCAAAGTTCAGGCCGGCCTCCAGGCAGTAATCTGCATGGCGCTCCACGAGTTCGCGTCCGTGCGTGTTCTTTCCGCCAACGGAGCAGTAATACAGGCCCTGCGGCCCCGGGTAGCCCCCGTGCGGGAAGCCAAGCGGCAGGTCTGTATGGGAATCCATGATAAAGTATTCCTGTTCAAAACCGAACCAGAAATCGTCGTTTGCGTCGGAATCGATGGTGGCGCGTGAGTTGGTCTCATGAGGCGAGCCGTCAGGGTTGAGGACCTCGCACATAACCAGATAGCCATTCTTGCGGGCCGGGTCCGGGTAGATAGCGACCGGTTTCAGCAGGCAATCGGACGATCCGCCTTCGGCTTGTTTGGTAGAACTCCCGTCGAACGCCCAGATCGGGCAGTCCTCGAGTTTTCCGCTGAAGTCGGATTCAATCTTGGTCTTGCTTCTGAGGTTGGCCGTGGGGGTGTATCCGTCCAGCCAGATATACTCTAATTTTGCTTTGCTCATGATTCCAAATAGTTTTATTGATACTTTTTTTCGACCGTCAAAAATATAATAATTCACTTGCCCTCCACAATCCAAGGGGGGTAATTTATCAAGATAACATGCATTATTATGAACACCCCCTTTTTTGATGGGGGATATTGAAAAAAATGGAATATTTAATGAAAATTATACGAATTGCGTAATTTTACCGGCTACACAGAAACCACGCGCCATGAACCATAAGAATACAGGGCCCCGGGAGACCGGATACCACCAGGAATACCGGGCGGAACGGCGTTCCGAGACGTTTGCCAAACACGTTTTTAACGAGGACCGGATGCTCCAGTACCTCACCCGGGAGGCATTTGCCAGCGTTAAAGGCGCCATTTTTTCCGGCTCAAAAATCGACCGGAAAATTGCCGATCAGGTGGCCGAGGCCATGAAGGCCTGGGCGATTGCCGCAGGGGCCACCCATTACACCCACTGGTTTCAGCCCCTCACCGGGGCCACGGCAGAAAAGCACGACGCTTTTTTTGACCTGCTGCCGGACGGGCGCGCCATCGAAAAATTCGGCGGCGGGCAACTCGTCCAGCAGGAACCGGATGCCTCGAGCTTCCCCAGCGGGGGAATCCGCAATACGTTCGAGGCCCGGGGATATACGGCCTGGGACCCGACTTCCCCGGCCTTTATTTACGGCAGCACACTCTGTATCCCTACGATTTTTGTCTCCTATACAGGCGAAGCCCTGGACAACAAAGCGCCCCTTCTTCGGGCCCTGCATGCCGTTGACGAGGCGGCCACCGGGGTGGCCCGTTATTTTGACAAAAACGTGTCCAAGGTGAACGCCACCCTGGGCTGGGAACAGGAATACTTCCTGATCGATGCGGAACTGGCCCGTTCCCGCCCCGA
This genomic window from Robiginitalea biformata HTCC2501 contains:
- a CDS encoding glutamine synthetase beta-grasp domain-containing protein; this translates as MSKAKLEYIWLDGYTPTANLRSKTKIESDFSGKLEDCPIWAFDGSSTKQAEGGSSDCLLKPVAIYPDPARKNGYLVMCEVLNPDGSPHETNSRATIDSDANDDFWFGFEQEYFIMDSHTDLPLGFPHGGYPGPQGLYYCSVGGKNTHGRELVERHADYCLEAGLNFEGINQEVACGQWEFQIFAKGAKTAGDQIWVARYLLDRLTEEYGWYIEYHPKPVRGDWNGSGMHANFSNTLLRTCGSKEIYEKVCEAFRPVTKEHIAVYGDENDLRLTGQHETQSIDEFSYGVSDRGASIRIPIMTVEKGWKGWLEDRRPASNGDPYKIAARIIKTVESADV